One Brachybacterium kimchii genomic window carries:
- a CDS encoding TlpA family protein disulfide reductase, whose translation MASEANAGYVSGDGVVVEIPPEGRADPLAIQGTTYDGDDFDSTALRGAPLVLNIWYASCPPCRLEAPALKAVHSEYNAREWHSWA comes from the coding sequence GTGGCGAGTGAGGCGAACGCCGGGTACGTCTCCGGCGATGGCGTCGTCGTCGAGATCCCCCCAGAGGGACGCGCCGATCCTCTGGCGATCCAGGGAACCACCTACGACGGCGACGACTTCGACTCCACGGCGCTGCGCGGCGCACCCTTGGTGCTCAACATCTGGTACGCCTCGTGTCCACCATGCCGGCTCGAAGCCCCCGCGCTGAAGGCCGTGCATAGCGAATACAACGCCCGGGAGTGGCATTCATGGGCGTGA
- a CDS encoding heavy metal translocating P-type ATPase produces MNAGNPTHRHAHGEPDMQHPHPSHTSPGTGIAERDASDANSDDGSHGDHEDHSGHEGHSGHGGHSGHGDHVGQFRRLFWINLIIAVPVVAFSPMFAMLLGYSVPDLPGAMWIAPLLGTVMYIWGGRPFLTGAVSEIRSRQPGMMLLIGLAITVAFIASWGATLGLLDHQLEFWWELALLIVIMLLGHWVEMRSLAQTTSALDSLAALLPDMAERIDGDEIVNVSPTELQHGDLVLVRPGASVPADGTIREGRADVDESMVTGESRPVTRSTGDSVVAGTVATDSSLRIEVTATGDDTALAGIQRLVTEAQNSTSRAQRIADKASAWLFWFALGAAVITAIAWSLLGMPDEAVVRTVTVLVIACPHALGLAIPLVVSIATERAARGGVLVKDRLALEAMRTVDAVLFDKTGTLTKGEPVLAEIITRGAEETDVLALAAAAEAESEHPLARAIIAKAQAEGVRIPTGSDISSTPALGVSAQVDGDEIRVGSPRLLEETGAREIEDAEAWRQEGAIILHVLRDGEVIGGLKLHDEVRPESREAIDALHSLGVEVVMITGDAEAVANSVGRELGIDRIFAGVRPEDKSSKVAQLQKEGKKVAMIGDGVNDAPALAQADVGIAIGAGTDVAIASAGVVLASSDPRSVLSVIELSRAAYRKMKQNLWWAAGYNLISVPLAAGILAPIGFVLPMSVGAILMSLSTVVVAMNAQLLRRLDLHPEATVAALRDRR; encoded by the coding sequence ATGAACGCTGGCAACCCCACACACCGTCACGCCCACGGAGAACCCGACATGCAGCACCCTCATCCCTCCCACACATCTCCCGGCACCGGCATTGCTGAGCGCGACGCATCCGACGCGAATAGCGACGATGGATCTCACGGCGACCATGAGGACCACTCAGGCCACGAGGGTCACTCAGGACATGGTGGCCATTCCGGTCATGGAGACCACGTCGGGCAGTTCCGGCGGTTGTTCTGGATCAACCTGATCATCGCGGTCCCAGTTGTCGCATTCTCGCCGATGTTCGCGATGCTGCTCGGCTACAGCGTTCCCGATCTTCCCGGCGCGATGTGGATCGCCCCGCTCCTCGGCACCGTCATGTACATCTGGGGCGGCCGCCCGTTCCTCACCGGCGCAGTCTCCGAGATCCGCTCCCGTCAACCCGGAATGATGCTCCTGATCGGGCTCGCGATCACGGTTGCGTTCATCGCCTCCTGGGGAGCCACCCTTGGCCTCCTCGACCACCAGCTGGAATTCTGGTGGGAGCTCGCCCTGCTGATCGTCATCATGCTGCTGGGGCACTGGGTCGAGATGCGATCCCTCGCCCAGACGACCTCCGCGCTCGACTCCCTGGCCGCACTGCTTCCCGACATGGCAGAACGCATCGACGGTGACGAGATCGTGAATGTCTCACCGACTGAGCTGCAACACGGGGATCTGGTCCTGGTGCGCCCGGGGGCGAGCGTCCCGGCCGACGGCACGATCCGCGAAGGCCGCGCCGACGTGGACGAGTCCATGGTCACCGGCGAGTCCCGTCCCGTGACGCGCTCCACCGGAGACTCCGTCGTGGCGGGGACCGTCGCCACGGATTCCAGCCTGCGCATTGAGGTCACCGCCACCGGTGACGACACCGCCCTCGCCGGCATCCAGCGCCTGGTGACCGAGGCGCAGAACTCCACCTCCCGGGCACAGCGCATCGCAGACAAGGCATCGGCCTGGCTGTTCTGGTTCGCTCTCGGCGCTGCCGTGATCACGGCAATCGCCTGGTCACTGCTCGGAATGCCCGATGAGGCAGTGGTCCGCACGGTGACCGTCCTGGTCATCGCCTGCCCCCACGCCCTGGGGCTCGCGATCCCGCTGGTGGTCTCGATCGCGACAGAGCGGGCTGCCCGCGGCGGCGTCCTGGTGAAGGACCGCCTGGCGCTGGAGGCGATGCGCACCGTCGACGCCGTCCTGTTCGACAAGACCGGCACTCTCACCAAGGGCGAGCCCGTCCTCGCTGAGATCATCACCCGCGGCGCGGAGGAGACCGACGTGCTGGCCCTGGCAGCTGCCGCCGAAGCCGAGAGCGAGCATCCGCTCGCCCGCGCCATCATCGCCAAGGCGCAGGCCGAGGGAGTCCGGATCCCGACGGGCTCCGACATCAGCTCTACCCCTGCCTTGGGAGTGAGCGCCCAAGTAGATGGAGACGAGATCCGCGTAGGCAGCCCCCGCCTGCTCGAGGAAACCGGAGCACGCGAGATCGAAGACGCTGAGGCCTGGCGCCAGGAGGGCGCGATCATCCTCCACGTCCTCCGGGACGGCGAGGTGATCGGCGGTCTCAAGCTCCACGACGAAGTGCGCCCCGAATCTCGCGAAGCCATCGATGCCCTGCACAGCCTGGGGGTCGAGGTCGTCATGATCACCGGCGACGCCGAGGCGGTCGCGAACAGCGTCGGCCGTGAGCTCGGCATCGACCGTATCTTCGCCGGGGTACGTCCCGAGGACAAGTCCTCGAAGGTCGCCCAGCTCCAGAAGGAGGGCAAGAAGGTCGCGATGATCGGCGACGGCGTCAACGACGCCCCCGCCCTCGCCCAGGCCGATGTCGGCATCGCCATCGGGGCCGGCACCGACGTCGCGATCGCCTCGGCCGGTGTGGTGCTTGCCAGCTCCGATCCTCGCTCGGTGCTCTCAGTGATCGAGCTCTCCCGCGCCGCCTACCGGAAGATGAAGCAGAACCTCTGGTGGGCAGCCGGCTACAACCTTATCTCCGTGCCGCTCGCCGCCGGAATCCTCGCCCCTATCGGATTCGTGCTGCCCATGTCCGTCGGCGCGATCCTCATGTCCCTGTCCACCGTCGTCGTCGCGATGAACGCCCAGCTCCTGCGACGCCTCGACCTGCACCCGGAAGCAACTGTCGCGGCCCTGCGCGACCGACGCTGA
- a CDS encoding multicopper oxidase family protein codes for MKTFSRRTVFTGGLGAAALTLAACGNRTTPTEAGTFAPPPALTPKAGQNVVTQTLTAAPTTVDLGGKTVSTWAYGESLPGPLIRATAGDLLHITLENRLPETSTIHWHGIRLHNAADGVPGMTQDAVEPEASFTYEFVAPDPGTYFLHSHVGLQLDRGLYAPLIIDDPDENGDYDAEWIVTLDDWIDGTGQTPDEVLAALTGAGPSDAGGMDHGDMPMGDDGPGSMDHGGMPMGGEPWGDAGDVAYPHFLVNGQVPEAPEIFEAKPGQRLRVRLINASADTIFALALGDHDLSVTHSDGFAVEPVTAKALYLGMGERYDVVVTVKDGMFPLVARPVGKTSGGQGLAVLRTGSGSVPAPNVQVRELDGEVLIGSTLEPAETARLEDRAVDTELELAFQGSMQPYRWAINGRPYGQNTPLGIREGQRVRIIASNQTMMTHPLHIHGHTFALPSGLRKDTVLLAPMESVALDFDADNPGRWAAHCHNAYHQEAGMMTGIDYAS; via the coding sequence GTGAAGACCTTTTCCCGCCGCACCGTGTTCACCGGAGGCCTCGGCGCGGCAGCGCTGACACTCGCGGCATGCGGTAACCGCACCACCCCGACTGAGGCGGGGACCTTCGCACCGCCTCCTGCCCTTACGCCGAAAGCCGGTCAGAACGTCGTCACCCAGACCCTCACCGCGGCACCGACGACGGTGGACCTCGGAGGGAAAACGGTCTCGACCTGGGCATACGGCGAGAGCCTCCCCGGGCCGCTGATCCGCGCCACGGCCGGCGACCTGCTGCACATCACGCTCGAGAACCGCCTTCCCGAGACCTCCACGATCCACTGGCACGGCATCCGACTGCACAACGCAGCCGACGGGGTGCCGGGGATGACGCAGGACGCCGTCGAGCCGGAAGCCTCTTTCACCTACGAGTTCGTCGCCCCCGACCCCGGCACCTACTTCCTCCACTCCCATGTCGGCTTGCAGCTCGACCGCGGGCTCTACGCACCACTGATCATCGATGATCCCGACGAAAACGGTGACTACGACGCGGAATGGATCGTGACCCTCGATGACTGGATCGATGGCACCGGGCAGACCCCAGACGAGGTCCTGGCCGCGCTCACCGGCGCCGGGCCCTCAGATGCCGGCGGCATGGACCACGGCGACATGCCCATGGGCGACGACGGACCCGGCAGCATGGACCACGGCGGCATGCCGATGGGGGGCGAGCCCTGGGGCGACGCGGGTGACGTGGCCTACCCCCACTTCCTCGTCAACGGCCAGGTTCCCGAAGCGCCGGAGATCTTCGAGGCGAAGCCTGGCCAGCGCCTGCGCGTCCGCCTGATCAACGCCTCCGCCGACACCATCTTCGCCCTCGCGCTCGGCGACCACGACCTCTCCGTCACCCACTCGGACGGATTCGCCGTCGAACCCGTCACCGCCAAGGCGCTCTATCTCGGCATGGGTGAACGGTACGACGTGGTGGTCACCGTGAAGGACGGCATGTTCCCTCTGGTGGCCCGTCCTGTCGGGAAGACCAGCGGCGGCCAGGGGCTCGCGGTGCTGAGGACCGGCTCCGGTTCCGTTCCCGCTCCGAACGTCCAGGTCAGAGAGCTCGACGGGGAGGTTCTCATCGGGTCCACCCTGGAACCGGCCGAGACCGCGCGGCTCGAGGACCGCGCCGTCGACACCGAACTGGAGCTTGCGTTCCAAGGCTCGATGCAGCCCTACCGCTGGGCAATCAACGGAAGACCCTACGGGCAGAACACTCCGCTCGGCATCCGCGAAGGACAGCGGGTGCGGATCATCGCGTCCAACCAGACGATGATGACCCATCCCCTGCACATCCACGGCCACACCTTCGCCCTGCCCTCCGGTCTCCGCAAGGACACCGTGCTGCTGGCACCCATGGAATCGGTCGCCCTCGACTTCGATGCGGACAATCCGGGTCGATGGGCGGCACACTGCCACAACGCTTACCACCAGGAAGCCGGCATGATGACAGGGATCGATTACGCATCCTGA
- a CDS encoding IMPACT family protein, translating to MEREETPTEGTPPPTGPTPPGAAPTAVRTLAEAVEGELIEKKSRFLAQLHPVSSIEEADALLRATRAAHPGARHHCSALVLSDQTTGTGPVQRSNDDGEPAGTAGMPILQALLHADLTDTLAIVVRWFGGVKLGAGGLVRAYTAAVEQALADAPLLQRVPRSEVALEVPFTDVGLAENAVRHWADVHGEGAAGVHGTEYGEDGARLRLLIDPALAGDLAQDVASWSQGRFTPHETGRRTVDVPLPPSTPA from the coding sequence ATGGAACGCGAGGAGACGCCGACGGAGGGCACTCCCCCGCCCACCGGGCCGACGCCCCCCGGTGCTGCGCCGACCGCGGTCCGCACCCTCGCGGAGGCGGTCGAGGGCGAGCTGATCGAGAAGAAGTCCCGCTTCCTCGCCCAGCTGCACCCGGTCTCCTCGATCGAGGAGGCCGACGCGCTGCTGCGCGCGACCCGCGCCGCACACCCCGGCGCCCGCCACCACTGCTCTGCACTCGTGCTGTCCGACCAGACCACGGGCACCGGTCCCGTGCAGCGTTCGAACGACGACGGCGAGCCCGCGGGCACGGCCGGGATGCCGATCCTGCAGGCGCTCCTGCACGCGGACCTCACCGACACCCTCGCGATCGTGGTGCGCTGGTTCGGCGGCGTGAAGCTCGGGGCGGGCGGCCTGGTCCGCGCCTACACCGCGGCGGTCGAGCAGGCCCTCGCCGACGCCCCGCTCCTCCAGCGCGTCCCGCGCAGCGAGGTCGCACTCGAGGTGCCCTTCACCGACGTCGGCCTCGCGGAGAACGCCGTGCGCCACTGGGCCGACGTCCACGGCGAGGGCGCCGCCGGCGTGCACGGGACCGAGTACGGCGAGGACGGCGCCCGCCTGCGCCTGCTCATCGACCCCGCGCTCGCGGGCGATCTCGCCCAGGACGTCGCCTCGTGGTCGCAGGGCCGCTTCACCCCGCACGAGACCGGTCGCCGCACCGTCGACGTCCCCCTCCCTCCGTCGACACCCGCGTGA
- a CDS encoding CueP family metal-binding protein → MLQEHGFADADAHEIIDRLEALPVAERPQDLIASVTATSLQLQDDAGREAELPLPEDQFYLSVAPFVETTHECAFHSLTTCRGELRSRELTVSVVDSGSGDVLAEGPRTTHDNGFLGLWLPRGITAELTCTLEDYTGTASISTQAEDDLTCLTSLQLT, encoded by the coding sequence TTGCTCCAGGAACATGGCTTCGCCGACGCGGACGCGCACGAGATCATCGACAGGCTCGAAGCGCTCCCGGTGGCTGAACGACCGCAGGACCTGATCGCCAGCGTCACCGCGACGTCTCTTCAGCTCCAAGACGATGCAGGGCGAGAGGCCGAGCTGCCCCTTCCCGAGGACCAGTTCTACTTGTCGGTGGCCCCGTTCGTGGAGACCACCCACGAGTGCGCCTTCCACAGCCTGACCACCTGCCGCGGGGAACTGCGCAGCCGCGAGCTCACTGTGAGCGTGGTCGACAGCGGCTCGGGCGACGTCCTTGCGGAGGGCCCTCGCACCACGCATGACAACGGGTTCCTCGGTCTTTGGCTGCCGCGCGGGATCACCGCGGAGCTCACGTGCACCCTCGAGGACTACACAGGGACCGCGTCCATCTCGACCCAGGCGGAGGATGATCTGACCTGTCTGACCAGTCTCCAACTGACGTGA
- a CDS encoding SHOCT domain-containing protein, translated as MMPTDAMSWLMWAMVAGLLVLLWASALLLARTVLPGRPRRARDENEAIGELSLRLARGEITADEFEQRQRLVLNAFRP; from the coding sequence ATGATGCCGACCGATGCGATGTCGTGGCTGATGTGGGCGATGGTCGCCGGTCTCCTCGTTCTCCTCTGGGCCTCGGCACTGCTGCTGGCACGCACCGTGCTGCCCGGGCGCCCCCGACGCGCTCGGGACGAGAACGAGGCGATCGGGGAACTCTCCCTGCGCCTGGCTCGAGGAGAGATCACGGCCGACGAGTTCGAGCAACGGCAACGACTGGTCTTGAACGCATTTCGGCCATGA
- a CDS encoding sensor histidine kinase gives MIGQLIVLLAGALTITVLTVIIGPAVFHYHLLQTDLPVGSDELVHIERAYRDALALALGVGLVVSLLAAGLVTWNLARRLRQTLHGLTSAVDELSRGHYSTRVPSVGAGTELDSLAATLNDMAARLDAVEETRRQLLSDLAHELRTPIATLSAHHEAMADGVIEPEAAMPILASQTMRLSRLADDISEVSRAEEGQLPVQLHPLTVDDLLESILPAWDERFETAGVALRRGTALPHSVTIHADPDRLAQVLGNLLSNALRHTSPGGTVTVSAATHGSTVEITVADDGEGFTNEDRSRLFERFFRADSSRTRDNSGSGIGLTISRALVDAHGGTVAAASEGPGRGATFTIRLPRAITDR, from the coding sequence ATGATCGGCCAGCTCATCGTGCTGCTCGCCGGCGCGCTCACCATCACGGTGCTGACGGTGATCATCGGGCCCGCCGTCTTCCACTACCACCTGCTCCAGACCGATCTCCCGGTGGGCAGCGACGAGCTCGTCCACATCGAACGCGCCTACCGTGACGCGCTCGCACTTGCCCTCGGGGTCGGACTGGTGGTCTCCCTCCTGGCCGCCGGCCTGGTCACCTGGAACCTGGCACGACGACTCCGCCAGACGCTTCACGGCCTCACCTCGGCTGTCGATGAACTGTCCCGCGGCCACTACTCCACGCGCGTGCCCTCCGTCGGAGCCGGGACCGAACTCGACTCCCTGGCCGCCACGCTCAACGACATGGCAGCGCGCCTGGACGCCGTCGAGGAGACCCGACGCCAACTGCTCTCCGACCTCGCCCATGAGCTGCGCACCCCCATCGCCACCCTCTCGGCACATCACGAGGCCATGGCCGATGGCGTCATCGAGCCGGAGGCAGCCATGCCCATCCTCGCCAGCCAGACCATGCGACTTTCGCGGCTGGCTGACGACATCAGTGAAGTGTCCCGGGCCGAGGAGGGCCAGCTCCCGGTACAGCTGCACCCCCTCACCGTCGACGACCTGCTGGAGTCGATACTCCCGGCATGGGATGAACGGTTCGAGACAGCGGGCGTGGCACTACGACGAGGAACGGCCCTGCCCCACTCCGTGACGATCCACGCGGACCCGGACCGCCTCGCCCAAGTCCTCGGAAACCTGCTGAGCAACGCTCTACGGCACACTTCCCCCGGAGGCACCGTCACGGTCTCGGCAGCCACCCACGGCAGCACGGTGGAGATCACGGTAGCGGACGACGGCGAAGGCTTCACCAATGAGGACCGGTCACGCCTGTTCGAACGGTTCTTCCGCGCCGACAGCTCACGCACCCGTGACAACTCCGGCTCAGGCATCGGCCTGACGATCAGTCGAGCCCTGGTCGATGCGCACGGCGGGACCGTGGCCGCGGCCAGTGAGGGCCCAGGACGGGGCGCCACCTTCACCATACGGTTGCCGCGAGCGATCACTGATCGCTGA
- a CDS encoding response regulator transcription factor, with the protein MRSEADRAAAMVLVVEDEVALSDVVQAYLAKAGYATASARSGPEAVEAARTLSPDVIVLDLGLPGLDGLEVMRRIRAFSDCYVLITTARSEEVDRLVGLSVGADDYLTKPFSVRELVARVQAVLRRPRADSGTASSDTVRTFGELEIDTAAQEVRLASRPLPLTPTERGLLMTLALSPGQAFSRRQLMEAVWGDSWIGDDHLVDVHIANLRRKLDETAESARFVTTVRGIGYRMGKG; encoded by the coding sequence ATGAGGAGCGAAGCGGATCGAGCAGCGGCGATGGTTCTCGTCGTCGAGGACGAGGTCGCGCTGTCGGACGTGGTCCAGGCGTATCTCGCGAAGGCCGGCTACGCGACTGCGAGCGCGCGGAGCGGTCCGGAGGCGGTGGAGGCAGCCCGCACTCTGTCACCGGACGTGATCGTCCTCGATCTCGGCCTGCCCGGGCTCGACGGTCTGGAGGTGATGCGCAGGATCCGCGCCTTCTCCGACTGCTACGTGCTGATCACGACGGCACGGTCAGAGGAGGTGGACCGCCTGGTGGGGCTGTCGGTGGGGGCGGATGACTACCTCACCAAGCCGTTCAGCGTGCGTGAGCTCGTCGCTCGGGTCCAGGCCGTATTGCGCAGGCCCCGCGCCGATTCCGGGACGGCGTCTTCGGACACAGTGCGCACTTTTGGAGAGCTCGAGATCGACACAGCTGCCCAGGAGGTGCGGCTCGCCAGCCGGCCACTTCCGCTGACCCCCACCGAGAGGGGACTCTTGATGACCCTGGCGCTCAGTCCTGGCCAGGCCTTCAGTCGCAGACAGCTGATGGAGGCCGTCTGGGGCGACAGCTGGATCGGAGACGACCATCTCGTCGATGTGCACATCGCCAACCTCCGACGAAAACTCGACGAGACGGCTGAATCTGCACGGTTCGTCACCACGGTGCGCGGTATCGGATACCGGATGGGGAAGGGATGA
- a CDS encoding TlpA family protein disulfide reductase, whose product MGVNTRDQAGPAAAFETTFGITYPSIPDPDGVVISSMDGSVSPNAVPTTLILDAEGRVAARITGAANQSTLESLLDTVLAEAA is encoded by the coding sequence ATGGGCGTGAACACCCGCGACCAAGCGGGGCCGGCCGCCGCGTTCGAAACGACCTTCGGCATCACCTACCCCTCGATCCCCGATCCCGACGGAGTCGTCATCTCTTCCATGGACGGCAGCGTCTCGCCCAACGCCGTCCCCACGACTTTGATCCTGGATGCTGAAGGACGAGTAGCCGCCCGGATCACGGGCGCGGCCAACCAGAGCACCCTCGAGAGCCTCCTGGATACCGTGCTGGCGGAGGCCGCCTGA
- a CDS encoding YdhK family protein, with translation MRSRRSFGRLAAVVFTGAIVFAGCTDNGSDDGQTSGGSEASEASDGGGHGGMEHPMDGGPAPEGMVPAEDPEFPVGTEVTLTADHMEDMEGATATISGAFDTTTYSVSFTPTDGGEPVTDHKWVVHEELENPGKAPLAEGTEVVITADHMAGMEGAEATIDSATEETVYMVDYEADGMMMTNHKWVVESEIEPA, from the coding sequence ATGCGTTCTCGTCGCTCCTTCGGCCGTCTCGCGGCCGTCGTCTTCACCGGTGCGATTGTGTTTGCCGGATGCACCGACAACGGGTCTGACGACGGTCAGACGTCCGGTGGGTCCGAAGCATCGGAGGCGTCCGATGGTGGTGGCCACGGGGGCATGGAGCACCCGATGGATGGCGGCCCTGCGCCTGAGGGGATGGTGCCTGCGGAGGATCCCGAGTTCCCAGTCGGCACAGAGGTGACGCTCACGGCGGACCACATGGAGGACATGGAGGGAGCGACAGCGACGATCTCCGGTGCCTTCGACACCACGACCTACTCGGTCAGCTTCACCCCGACCGACGGCGGCGAGCCGGTCACTGACCACAAGTGGGTCGTCCACGAGGAGCTCGAGAACCCGGGCAAGGCACCGCTGGCAGAGGGCACCGAGGTGGTCATCACCGCTGATCACATGGCGGGTATGGAGGGTGCTGAAGCCACCATCGACAGTGCCACCGAGGAGACTGTGTACATGGTCGACTACGAGGCCGACGGGATGATGATGACGAACCACAAGTGGGTCGTCGAGAGCGAGATCGAGCCTGCGTGA
- a CDS encoding universal stress protein, translated as MNAAPEQSGDAPRSGEARQIVVGVVDERSRTVIQTAAQYAKAFHATLTCVYVESTMLALGETPQGSLYAAGLAAEIDEPFFPDDLTKVIEEGVGTTGVTWKAVPRRGTPTVELHEVAEDVDALMFVLGTRKPGLRDSMREFINGSVATQLSHKQVRPIVVVPLCVVGHDDDLPWMGDGQS; from the coding sequence GTGAACGCAGCCCCCGAGCAGTCCGGAGACGCGCCCCGCAGCGGCGAAGCCCGACAGATCGTCGTCGGGGTGGTCGACGAGAGATCGCGGACGGTGATCCAGACCGCCGCGCAGTATGCGAAAGCCTTCCATGCGACCCTCACCTGCGTGTACGTCGAATCGACGATGCTCGCGCTCGGCGAGACCCCGCAGGGCTCCCTGTACGCGGCGGGTCTCGCCGCGGAGATCGACGAGCCCTTCTTCCCCGACGACCTCACGAAGGTCATCGAGGAGGGCGTGGGCACGACCGGCGTGACCTGGAAGGCCGTGCCGCGCCGCGGCACCCCGACGGTCGAGCTGCACGAGGTCGCCGAGGACGTCGACGCCCTCATGTTCGTCCTGGGCACCCGCAAGCCGGGCCTGCGAGACTCCATGCGCGAGTTCATCAACGGCTCCGTCGCCACCCAGCTCTCCCACAAGCAGGTGCGGCCCATCGTAGTGGTCCCGCTGTGCGTGGTCGGGCACGACGACGACCTGCCGTGGATGGGCGACGGGCAGTCCTGA